TTTTGCCGCCTATCAATGTCATAAAAAGAACATGCCATGGTATCATATTCGCAGAGCAGTTAATACTAAGAGAGGTTGTCTTAATCATGCAAAATCTTCTATAGATGATTTCCCCATTACGCGTGATAAGTTAGGTATattagagaaggaaaataaagtgtCATTATATGTTTATCAATTAAGAAAGGATCAAGATAGGACATTTATGGCTATGTGTCgtaaggggaataagaaatataaggaCATTATGTGCGCGTTATTGTTGAATGAAAGACATTTGGTTTTAATCAAAGATTTTGACGGGTATGTTAGAACGATAATGACAGAAAAAGGTGTAAAGAAGCACTGTCATAGTTGTTTGATGAAGTTGAATACACAGGAAGAGTTAGATATCCACGAAGATGGATGTAAAATTAATCAGGTTCTCGTATTCCCcccggaaggaacaacagtacactttGAAAATTTTAGTCATACGCATTCCAACGAATATATCGGTGTATTTGTTTTCGAATGTGCATTATACACAACTCTCCCGGCAGGTAAAATCGAGTctcgtcataaagccattgcctattgttatattatatttgatcgcaaaggagaaatagtgtgtataaagagttataagggggaggatgctgttaatcatttcattttaaatgttagtggtgaatggaATAAAATAAAGTTTAGAAGACAGTATCATGAAATCCATATGACAGAGGAGGATAAGATGAGACATGATTCTCAGAACACTTGTGAATTATGtggtaacaccttcaaaaaccccaaggacaaacataaacaccatgaccatactttaaatttcaataattatattggagCCTATTGTGCACGTTGTAATATGCAGtgtaaagacaagagagagaaattattgcttttttgtcataacatgtcgtatgatttaggaataattttaaaggaattgaatgttgataaatataacgttgaaattcattcgaaacaaggattcaaattcttgaaagtagagataggtaaggttaggtttcaggattcactgtctttattgaatggatctctttccacgttagcagaacaacatatcaaggcaggtaaatccctgaaatatacagagagtattctgaaagatgtgcctcgagatgtcttacctttattatgtaaaggaaaacaaattttgtgttatgattatattgatagtttaaagaagctcgatgaaacaaaattaccgagtaaagatcatttttttaattctttgagaaataGCGCTATCAGCCAAGAAGATTATGAACATGCATTGAAAGTGTTTGAGTTGGGTAAATGTAAGACTTTAGGAGATTACTTGATGTTATATCTCAAGACAGATGTTGGTTTGTTAGCcgatgtcttcatggagtggcgtaAAACACTCAAGGATATTTATAAGTTAGACgttagtaattatataagtttaccatcattcagttgggatgcattcctattgaaaactaatgtaagattaGATATGATATATTCCCATGAATTATATGACTTGATTAAAAGGAATCTCAGAGGTGGGTTTACCTGCGCAATTAATCAGTATTCTAAAGCAGATAATCCCCTAATTAACCCTAATTTTGATGTTGAGAGTGGAATGGGCACTCATATTCTATATCTAGATTTCAATTCTTTGTATGCTAGTGCgatggttgaagctcttccacaGAATGGTATCAGAAAATTATCCAATGACGAGAAGAATGCTATCCTCGATGTGGGATTAAGTAATGTTTCCTGTGAAGGACAAAAGGGATATTGGATAGAATGTGATACCAAGCACATATCCCCCGAGGTAGCTAGACTCACTGATGAACTTCCTTTAATATTATCACATATGAATATATCAGCagagatgttatctccttattgtgaatctatattgaaaaatgaaggtagaaagatccccaaatctaatgggaaattagtgggcagtcatttacctcagaaaaactatttgatcagtctagaattgttacagttattactggaacttgggttagaggtggaaaaggttcataccatatatgaatatacacagacaaaatttttagaacctttcatatcaactaatattgcacagagaacagctacaagatgtcctatcaagtcaaaagccttcaaattaactaataacgcCATATATGGGAAATCATTGTTGAATATTACAAAGTATGCTGAGAAATATAGATATATCAATAATGAGAAAGCATTTATTAGAGCGAGTAAGGATCCTTTGttaaaaaatatcacacatttaAATCAAGATAGAGTAATTTGCACATTTAATAAAGATATATTAGAAGTTAAGCAACCACTTTATCTcggttttcaaattcttgagatagctaaaaagaaattgtatcatttttggtataaagttttaaaacagcattatggtgatgatgtaagacttctttataccgatactgactcgtatatttttagcttgaaatgtaaagatttgtacaccgagttaaaaagtgaaccattgttaggttatatggatttttcaaatttcagtcctGAGCATCCCTTATATGATGATAGTAGAAAAGGGGAGCTGGGGTTATTGAAATCTGAAATGTGTGATAACCATATTAGCGAGTTGATAGCCCTGAAAGCTAAAATGTATTCTGTCAAGATTGCTGGAAGATCAACTAATGTCAGCAGAGCCAAGGGTATTCCTTCGCAATTTATGCCATTATTAACACATGCAAGATATAAGAATGTTTTATCAAATGTAGATAGAGAATTATTCACGTGTAAGTctataggtaatgtaaaaggtgaaatatgtacGGTAAAAATTAATAAGAGAGGTTTGTCAGCCTTTGATGATAAAAGATATCATTTGAATACTAATGAATCCTTggcttatggacaccctgatattccaccatctaaacgtaggagaatagagtgatgtattgcttgtataataaataatgaaaaaatattgtgtattagtgttatcctgaaatgtgtctttctgatgatgaaaatgttttccctatgatgtatatATGTAGGGGTAAAGTtcgacatgattcagcctgtgttctgggtcctttttagttcatttaacttaatgagaggaatactgacgtcactgacatagggtcgacatgattcagcctgtgcgcgtgacgtcactgacataggagcgacctgattcaacctgtgtgcgcgtgacgtcactgacataggggtaagtcgacaagatttagcttgtatgtgtgacgtcactgaccgccgagtaaacgcttttttagttcatttaacttaatgagaggaaacttttagttcatttaacttaatgagaggaaacttttagttcattttaaaataataagggtaagatgtttagacctgtagtaagcatgcttacccccagaggggggattccaaaaacttgatccgaggagaatttcgaaaaccccataggggggaatccaaaaaccttgtattatcgagaaattttttggggttggggggtgaaagtgggagggggatccgaggaagtggagaaattcaaaacccccagaggggggagtatccaaaacttgtattatcgagaaaatttggggatggggggggtgaaaggaggggtacccaaaaaacttgatccgaggaattggagaatttcgaaaaacttgatccgaggagatggagactttcgaaacccccataggggggaatccaaaaacttggtaatatcgagaaattttggggtgggggtgaaagtgagagggggaaccttaaaaacttgatccgaggagatggagagcacaataaaatgaaattcaaaaaaaaattcgacaaaaatcggaaaaaaattcgaggcgcgggggcgatccggacgacgctgcagaaggcgcagcagaaggcgcggcggggcggggcgcgcgggcgggcggggcgcgcgaagggcgcgcggggcggcggggcggggcgcgcgggcgggcgcgcggggcggcgggcgGGCTCGCGGGCGGGGGGGTCGTGGTGGGtgggggtatatatatatatatatatatatatatatatatatatatatatatatatatatatatatatggagatgggaagtacagtgtctgcactctgaaggaggggtgttaatgttgcagtttaaaaactgtagtgtaaagcacccttctggcaagacagtgatggagtgaatgatggtgaaagtttttctttttcgggccaccctgccttggtgggaatcggccagtgtgataataaacaaataaaaaataaaaaaattataaatgtacgcacacacacacacatatatatatatatatatatatatatatatatatatatatatatatatatatatatatatatatatatatatatatatatatacacacacacacacatttaaacatagttgtgcatgtgtgtgtgtttgtgtgtttatgctgtgtcagacacagcaacaacctGAGACTGACacagggaattcttcaacacttacctaacctacttacactagtggatattTCCTCTGGTgccgccgcctcctgctacttCAACTAacttgtctacagtatataagctacttctctgcgtatatgctgtacttttctgaagattaatggactgaagaTATTGACTCTgagctgagggacttattacctcaaacGCCTtatctttcaccgttcttctctgtattggactgaagaagccactggctggcgaaacgtttccacgataaagattcccaaatgttgcacaagtgtgtcatTGCTATATTGAAAGGGTACTATTCTGCCCATAAGATGCATTACACATTAAATATTAGTCATTCGATACAGGTAGACACATATAGTTTGATCGTCATCATTAAACTGGAATCAAA
This DNA window, taken from Cherax quadricarinatus isolate ZL_2023a chromosome 59, ASM3850222v1, whole genome shotgun sequence, encodes the following:
- the LOC138854443 gene encoding uncharacterized protein is translated as MEKGDSIYSKYLEALVKRRLSIRKQRSLVIEKGGVQRNERLLQLDNEWARVDALWKKAIETGNTPGSVVNQTAQLGGESASVGTSQCGGAGTSAPINDDERATTSHDVSDTHNSEDESPEVITYIQNFRGRHTVRKYSVPSSYNRELRMYLHVYRDYFIEQMRDMYDRSPLAMSLRIHPIIVIRTLRQNISGDDQNGQFVINLAFELVSEEEISEVFDRWVGTILERYETELQDQEGSGWIIDQIESFSIEYVKVEFRVEVGSYVAYPEKLRGKKYVFNPEINDGLCVLRAFAAYQCHKKNMPWYHIRRAVNTKRGCLNHAKSSIDDFPITRDKLGILEKENKVSLYVYQLRKDQDRTFMAMCRKGNKKYKDIMCALLLNERHLVLIKDFDGYVRTIMTEKGVKKHCHSCLMKLNTQEELDIHEDGCKINQVLVFPPEGTTVHFENFSHTHSNEYIGVFVFECALYTTLPAGKIESRHKAIAYCYIIFDRKGEIVCIKSYKGEDAVNHFILNVSGEWNKIKFRRQYHEIHMTEEDKMRHDSQNTCELCGNTFKNPKDKHKHHDHTLNFNNYIGAYCARCNMQCKDKREKLLLFCHNMSYDLGIILKELNVDKYNVEIHSKQGFKFLKVEIGKVRFQDSLSLLNGSLSTLAEQHIKAGKSLKYTESILKDVPRDVLPLLCKGKQILCYDYIDSLKKLDETKLPSKDHFFNSLRNSAISQEDYEHALKVFELGKCKTLGDYLMLYLKTDVGLLADVFMEWRKTLKDIYKLDVSNYISLPSFSWDAFLLKTNVRLDMIYSHELYDLIKRNLRGGFTCAINQYSKADNPLINPNFDVESGMGTHILYLDFNSLYASAMVEALPQNGIRKLSNDEKNAILDVGLSNVSCEGQKGYWIECDTKHISPEVARLTDELPLILSHMNISAEMLSPYCESILKNEGRKIPKSNGKLVGSHLPQKNYLISLELLQLLLELGLEVEKVHTIYEYTQTKFLEPFISTNIAQRTATRCPIKSKAFKLTNNAIYGKSLLNITKYAEKYRYINNEKAFIRASKDPLLKNITHLNQDRVICTFNKDILEVKQPLYLGFQILEIAKKKLYHFCPEHPLYDDSRKGELGLLKSEMCDNHISELIALKAKMYSVKIAGRSTNVSRAKGIPSQFMPLLTHARYKNVLSNVDRELFTLNSLTMSSKKVNEKSQATNTITLRECWKAHFTITHCITFIDKAWQEVSYRTMNSAWRNLWLEAVAERDFEAVSIVEGIVSLGRSMGLDVSDGDVEELVEGHREELTTEELQELENEEYKTKMDAFSSGSEEEIKKAPT